TTTTTAATTTCTTAAAAACATCTTTTGGTAGCCTTGCTTGCATTACCTCATCATTAAAAACTAATTCTCCAAAACCATATAAAGCATTTTCTTGTTTCATTACGCTTAAACTCCTTAGGTAAAAATTTGTATCTCCAGAGCAAGAACACTTCTCTGTATACCTTATTATAACTCAAGACAAATTATATTACTTTGCGCTTAGGCATGTCAAACTGTTAATTTATTCTCGCATCAAATACGATTATTGTATTAATTTTACTCGTAGTTTTTGAAATTAAAACATAAACATCTTCTAATATTTCCTCAAAACATGCTTTTATAAGGAATATAGCTCTACGAGTCATAAAAATATCAACGGTGAATTGCTAGATTAGGCGACACTGTCGTCACCTGAAAGGAAAACTTGTTTTGACTTAAGTAGCATAAAAAAATATAATGAAACTATGCTAACGATGAATAAACAAAAACCGTTAATTGCTTTTCTCATAAATAAGTTTAGTTACTCTTTATTAAGTATTATAAAACACAGCAGTGACATTCTGCATAAAGACAATAAGTCTGCTAGTAATCTCTTAATCATCATGAAAGATAACTTTGAGTTTAAAAGATTCTACAAAGAACTTCACGAAGACAAAAAGATTTTCAAAATATTCCAACAAACTGACACCTTAATACTCACGCAAAGAGAAATCAAAGAATCTTGTGACATTTTTCCCATAGAATATTTAGAAATGATAGATTCAGAGGAAGCCTTATACGGAAAAAAATTATCTGAAATCATAAAAATAGAAAACAAAAACCTACGCTTACAGATAGAATCAAATATCAGAAGAAATATTATTTTACTCAAAAGTGCCTTTATTTATGATAAAAAACATATTGCTCAAACATTAAATGCCTCCTTAAATAGCTTTATTATTAGCCTAAAAAACCTACTTAGATTTCACAATGTTCCCGTCAAGGAAATGTCAGCAAGAGATGTGTTAATAAAAACAGCAGACATCATAGAGCTAGACATCCAACTATTCTTTCTATTAATGCGAATTATCGACAATCCTCGATTAATCAAGATTGACAAAATTGATATTGAAGAAATTTTTTATTTATATCTTGCCCAAGTAGAAAACATAGTAACCTTCGTAGACAAATTAGACGTAACTACAAAAAAGGATACGATCAAAAAAGCAACCACTGCTAAAAAAAATGTTAAAACGTCTAAGTAACTATAGCCTTACTAAGATAGCCGTTATCTGTGCTATTTCTTTGCTTACCTCCTTATCTTTTTCCTATTCTGCTGAACGAATATTTGACCAAGCAGGGATTCTAGAACCTAAACATACTCTTGTTTTAAATAGAATGATTGGAGAATGGGAAGAAAAAACAAAACACCAAATGGCTATAGTCACAGTCAAATCTCTGAACGGTCAAGAAATAGAAGACTACGCTGTTAAAAAACTTGAAGAGCTGGGAATCGGAAGAAGCGGCGAAAATGATGGACTCATGTTGTTAGTTGCTCCCAATGAGAGAAGATTAAGAATCGAAGTAGGATATGGATTAGAACAATACCTAAATGATGGACTTGTAGGAACAATCAGAGATAATTATATAATTCCACATTTTAAAAATAATGATTTTGCAACTGGCATACTACAAGGCACCTATGCACTCTTAGTGAAACAAGCAGAAATGGAAGGAATTGAACTTCCGCAACTTGGAGCCGGGGAACTTCCAGCATCACCTACAACCAAGGTCGCGACTACCAACGAAAACATGGTTGGTGCCTTTATCTTTATAATAATCATACTTATACTATTAAAGAGTAAAACTGGAAGATCCGTACTAATGTGGAGTTTACTAGCAAGCACAATGGGCGGAGGTAGCCATCGTTCCAATAACTTCGGAAGTTTTGGCGGTGGGTTTGGTGGCTTTGGTGGAGGATTGTCAGGCGGCGGTGGAGCAAGCGGAAGATGGTAAAAGAAAGGGGTAAAAAATGAACAATAAAAAGCTATGGATAACACTAGGAGTAATTGCTTTATTTATAATAGGAAGTATTAGTTGGTATATTGGCACC
This region of Candidatus Margulisiibacteriota bacterium genomic DNA includes:
- a CDS encoding TPM domain-containing protein — encoded protein: MLKRLSNYSLTKIAVICAISLLTSLSFSYSAERIFDQAGILEPKHTLVLNRMIGEWEEKTKHQMAIVTVKSLNGQEIEDYAVKKLEELGIGRSGENDGLMLLVAPNERRLRIEVGYGLEQYLNDGLVGTIRDNYIIPHFKNNDFATGILQGTYALLVKQAEMEGIELPQLGAGELPASPTTKVATTNENMVGAFIFIIIILILLKSKTGRSVLMWSLLASTMGGGSHRSNNFGSFGGGFGGFGGGLSGGGGASGRW